In one Modestobacter sp. L9-4 genomic region, the following are encoded:
- a CDS encoding MFS transporter: MPRRQLGRPAAFWTVTVLLVLVLAASGVPSPLYRVYAEQFGFGSGVITVVFAVYALALLVSLLVVGGLSDHVGRRPVLAGALVLEAVSMVLFLAADGVGWLLAARVVQGLATGAMTGAFGAALLDLQRAEKPLGPLVNSAAPGFGLSLGAVGAGMAVEWLPAPTDWVFGALTVLCLVAAVGVLVFLPETSPRTPGALASLRPSVHVPPAQRRAFVVVLPCLIATWALGGLYASLGPSLVSGVYGVQDHLVGSLVVLALNGTGLVGSLGMRGVAPARAMVVGALVFAGGVAGTITALATGSLALFFVAAVVSGLGFGSAFLGAMSTVTRGVAPGARAGLLAAVFTASYLGFSLPAIAAGIAAGHIGLERTAQVYGAGVIVLALLAVAGLVLHARHPVADAAPAPQPARAERASQSAH, encoded by the coding sequence GTGCCCCGTCGACAGCTCGGCCGTCCTGCTGCCTTCTGGACGGTCACCGTCCTGCTGGTCCTCGTGCTCGCCGCGTCCGGGGTGCCCTCGCCGCTCTACCGGGTCTACGCCGAGCAGTTCGGCTTCGGCTCGGGCGTGATCACCGTCGTCTTCGCCGTCTACGCGCTGGCCCTGCTGGTGTCCCTGCTGGTGGTGGGCGGTCTCTCCGACCACGTCGGCCGCCGGCCGGTGCTCGCCGGGGCGCTGGTGCTGGAGGCGGTGTCGATGGTGCTGTTCCTCGCCGCCGACGGCGTGGGCTGGCTGCTGGCCGCCCGGGTCGTGCAGGGGCTGGCGACCGGCGCGATGACCGGCGCGTTCGGGGCCGCACTGCTGGACCTGCAGCGGGCGGAGAAGCCGCTGGGCCCGCTGGTGAACTCCGCCGCCCCGGGCTTCGGGCTGTCGCTGGGCGCGGTCGGCGCCGGCATGGCCGTCGAGTGGCTGCCCGCGCCGACGGACTGGGTGTTCGGCGCCCTCACCGTGCTGTGCCTGGTCGCCGCGGTCGGCGTGCTGGTGTTCCTGCCCGAGACCTCCCCCCGGACGCCGGGGGCGCTGGCCTCGCTGCGGCCCAGCGTGCACGTGCCGCCGGCCCAGCGCCGGGCGTTCGTCGTCGTGCTGCCCTGCCTCATCGCCACGTGGGCGCTCGGTGGGCTGTACGCCTCGCTCGGGCCGTCGCTGGTCTCCGGCGTCTACGGCGTGCAGGACCACCTGGTCGGCAGCCTGGTCGTGCTGGCCCTCAACGGCACCGGTCTGGTCGGCTCGCTCGGCATGCGCGGCGTGGCCCCGGCCCGGGCGATGGTCGTCGGCGCGCTGGTGTTCGCCGGTGGGGTCGCCGGCACGATCACCGCCCTGGCGACCGGCTCGCTGGCGCTGTTCTTCGTCGCCGCCGTGGTGTCCGGTCTCGGCTTCGGCAGCGCCTTCCTCGGCGCGATGTCCACCGTCACCCGCGGGGTCGCGCCGGGTGCCCGGGCCGGGCTGCTGGCCGCGGTCTTCACCGCCAGCTACCTGGGGTTCAGCCTGCCGGCGATCGCCGCGGGCATCGCCGCCGGGCACATCGGGCTGGAGCGGACCGCGCAGGTCTACGGCGCCGGGGTCATCGTGCTGGCGCTGCTGGCCGTGGCCGGGCTGGTGTTGCACGCCCGCCACCCCGTGGCCGACGCCGCTCCGGCGCCGCAGCCCGCCCGCGCCGAGCGGGCCTCGCAGTCGGCGCACTGA